The following are encoded together in the Mammaliicoccus vitulinus genome:
- a CDS encoding GTP pyrophosphokinase encodes MNQWEEFLAPYKQAIDELKIKLKGLRKQYESSDKPSPIEFVTGRVKPISSIIDKANQRNIPFDRLREEMYDIAGLRMMCQFVDDIDVVVELLRQRQDFEVVEERNYVEYTKESGYRSYHVIISYPIETLHGQTNILAEIQIRTLAMNFWATIEHTLRYKYDGDYPPEIRNRLERAAEAAFLLDEEMSEIREEIQEAQKYYSRQKSNKHKHD; translated from the coding sequence ATGAATCAATGGGAAGAATTTTTGGCACCATATAAACAAGCAATTGACGAATTAAAGATTAAATTGAAGGGGTTACGTAAGCAATATGAATCTTCAGATAAACCTTCGCCAATTGAGTTTGTTACTGGCCGTGTTAAGCCAATTTCAAGTATTATTGATAAAGCAAATCAACGTAATATTCCTTTCGATAGATTAAGAGAAGAAATGTACGATATTGCTGGTTTAAGAATGATGTGTCAGTTTGTAGATGATATAGATGTTGTTGTTGAGCTATTAAGACAGCGACAAGATTTTGAAGTAGTGGAAGAGCGTAATTACGTAGAATATACTAAAGAAAGTGGTTACCGTTCTTACCATGTGATCATCAGCTATCCTATTGAAACATTACATGGTCAAACAAATATTTTAGCAGAAATACAAATTAGAACTTTAGCAATGAATTTCTGGGCAACTATTGAACATACTTTGAGATATAAATATGATGGCGATTATCCTCCTGAAATTAGAAATAGACTGGAGAGAGCAGCTGAAGCGGCATTCTTATTGGACGAAGAAATGTCAGAAATACGTGAAGAAATTCAAGAAGCTCAGAAATATTATTCAAGACAGAAGAGTAATAAACATAAACATGATTAA
- a CDS encoding CYTH domain-containing protein, producing the protein MGQELEIEFKNLLTIDEYNVIKQYYFKQSEPFKQTNHYIDTPNHDIIGKRMALRIREKSNHYEMTLKVPQNIGLLEYNEIIDQLPEQGSILNKQFLPENITEILNKHDIPINDLHLLGDLTTYRLEKEIESGLLVLDHSTYLGIEDYELEFEVTDYDKGAVAFNELLEKMKISKKVPDNKVKRFFDAQHRTT; encoded by the coding sequence ATGGGACAAGAATTAGAAATTGAATTTAAAAATCTACTCACTATTGATGAATATAATGTAATCAAACAATATTATTTTAAACAAAGTGAGCCATTTAAACAAACAAATCACTATATAGATACACCAAATCACGATATTATTGGCAAAAGAATGGCGCTAAGAATACGTGAGAAGAGCAATCATTATGAAATGACATTAAAAGTTCCGCAAAACATTGGTCTTTTAGAATATAATGAAATAATTGATCAATTACCAGAACAAGGAAGTATTTTAAATAAACAATTTCTTCCAGAAAATATTACTGAAATATTAAACAAACATGATATACCGATTAATGACCTCCATTTACTCGGTGACTTAACGACTTATAGACTTGAAAAAGAAATTGAGTCTGGTTTGTTAGTTTTAGATCACAGTACTTATTTAGGCATTGAAGATTATGAGCTTGAATTTGAGGTAACTGACTATGATAAAGGTGCAGTTGCTTTTAATGAATTGTTAGAAAAAATGAAGATATCAAAAAAGGTACCAGATAATAAAGTTAAACGGTTCTTTGATGCACAACATAGAACAACATGA
- a CDS encoding truncated hemoglobin YjbI — MTPYEVIDPQDLYDMIDHFYYLVEKDNRINHLFPGDFAETSRKQKQFLTQFLGGPALYTEEHGHPMLRQRHLPFRITDKERDAWLENMHEAITSSQLNKDIQEYLYERLKLTANHMVNA, encoded by the coding sequence ATGACCCCATACGAAGTAATCGACCCCCAAGATTTATACGACATGATTGATCACTTTTATTATCTTGTAGAAAAAGATAATCGGATTAATCATCTTTTCCCTGGTGACTTTGCAGAGACGAGTCGTAAACAGAAGCAATTCTTAACTCAGTTTTTGGGTGGTCCTGCATTATATACAGAAGAACATGGTCATCCGATGTTACGTCAGCGTCACTTGCCTTTCAGAATTACGGATAAAGAAAGAGATGCTTGGTTAGAAAATATGCACGAAGCAATTACCAGCTCTCAATTAAATAAAGATATACAAGAATATTTATATGAAAGACTCAAGCTAACTGCAAATCACATGGTTAACGCTTAA
- a CDS encoding DsbA family protein — MAEELRLIHANEQNNIDLTPVSKIEIYSFFDPFCEDCFNLSSTLAKLKIEYQKYVKVRQILNPSLKVLTKCQAQSTCEFDNVALAFKAAELQGHNRASRFLNLLQNEIIPKDKIITTEIIRKCAYKSGIDLPVFIKDLKEQSLTESLQTDLHIAREMDINMTPSLVFFNEDVHSEGLKVEGNYPYHIYTYIIQELMGTEVEKQLPPKLIDYIQSQSIISEQEIATIYEWPEKIVKRELKKLQLQNYIEQQDSVNGDFWKFKKR, encoded by the coding sequence ATGGCCGAAGAATTAAGATTAATCCATGCTAATGAACAAAATAATATAGATTTAACACCCGTGAGCAAAATTGAAATTTATTCATTTTTCGATCCATTTTGCGAAGATTGTTTCAATCTATCATCAACATTAGCAAAGCTAAAAATTGAATACCAAAAATATGTCAAGGTTCGTCAGATTTTGAACCCATCTCTTAAAGTTTTAACTAAGTGTCAGGCTCAAAGCACATGTGAATTTGATAATGTAGCTTTAGCGTTTAAAGCAGCAGAATTACAAGGACATAACAGAGCAAGTAGATTTTTAAACTTACTTCAGAATGAGATTATTCCTAAAGATAAAATCATCACAACTGAAATCATAAGAAAGTGTGCTTATAAATCAGGAATTGATTTACCAGTCTTTATTAAAGACTTAAAAGAGCAATCACTAACTGAGAGTTTACAAACTGATTTGCATATTGCCCGTGAGATGGATATCAATATGACACCATCACTCGTTTTCTTTAATGAAGACGTACATTCAGAAGGACTAAAAGTAGAAGGTAATTACCCATACCATATATATACCTATATTATTCAAGAACTGATGGGAACAGAAGTTGAAAAGCAACTCCCTCCTAAATTGATAGATTATATACAATCACAAAGCATTATTTCTGAACAAGAAATAGCGACAATATATGAATGGCCAGAAAAAATCGTTAAAAGAGAATTAAAAAAATTACAACTTCAAAATTATATTGAACAACAAGATTCAGTAAATGGCGACTTTTGGAAATTCAAGAAAAGATAA
- the pepF gene encoding oligoendopeptidase F produces MAKLITREEQQEQYTWDLTTIFASDEAYEEAFKELETYLGKEERFKGHLKDSSDTLYQALLLDSEIDEKLGKVYVYAHLKHDQDTANDKYAGYEAKAATLANKFASAWSFILPELMSIDEETLNEFVASNNDLKRYQFDIEKLNKKRPHILSDKEEKILAEAGEALQTPSNVFGMFNNADLEFKPAIDKDGKEHELTQGTYTKLLESEDRVLRKSAYDNVYDAYGSHNNTLTATLSGKVKTAIFSSKVRQYQSAREQALSNNFIPEEVYDNLIDTVHKYLPLLHRYTELRKELLGLDEMHMYDMYTPLVKNSSFEMPYEEAKDWMVKALQPMGKEYIEVVEEGLNNRWVDVYENKGKRSGGYSSGAHLTNPFILLNWSDSISDLFTLIHEFGHSAHSYFSRKHQQSNESGYSIFVAEVASTTNEALLSEYMDKNLEDPEKRKYLLNQELERFRATLFRQTMFAEFEYLIHKIVEEGEPLTADRLNTEYAELNKKYFGNSVVTDDNIAKEWSRIPHFYYNFYVYQYATGYSAAQALSKQILDEGEPAVKRYINEFLKAGSSDYPIEVLKKAGVDMTSKQPIEEAMEVFEQKLNAFEKLVKEN; encoded by the coding sequence ATGGCAAAGTTAATTACAAGAGAAGAACAGCAAGAACAATATACATGGGATTTAACAACTATTTTTGCTTCGGATGAAGCTTACGAAGAAGCTTTTAAAGAATTAGAGACATATTTAGGTAAAGAAGAACGTTTTAAAGGACATTTGAAAGATAGTTCAGATACACTTTATCAAGCTTTATTACTAGATAGTGAAATAGATGAGAAATTAGGTAAAGTCTATGTGTATGCGCATTTGAAACATGACCAAGATACTGCTAATGATAAATACGCGGGTTATGAAGCTAAAGCAGCCACTTTAGCTAACAAATTTGCTAGTGCATGGAGTTTTATATTACCAGAATTAATGTCTATAGATGAAGAAACATTAAACGAATTTGTTGCTTCAAACAATGATTTAAAAAGATATCAATTCGATATAGAGAAATTAAATAAAAAAAGACCTCATATTTTAAGTGATAAAGAGGAAAAAATATTGGCAGAAGCGGGTGAAGCATTACAAACGCCAAGTAACGTATTTGGTATGTTTAATAATGCTGACTTGGAATTCAAACCTGCTATAGATAAAGATGGAAAAGAACATGAGTTAACACAAGGTACATACACTAAATTGTTAGAGTCTGAAGACCGTGTTTTAAGAAAATCTGCTTACGATAATGTATATGATGCGTATGGTAGTCATAACAACACTTTAACAGCGACATTAAGCGGTAAAGTTAAGACTGCTATATTTAGTTCTAAAGTACGTCAGTATCAATCAGCTAGAGAACAAGCGTTATCTAATAATTTCATTCCAGAAGAAGTTTACGACAATTTAATTGATACTGTGCATAAATATTTACCATTGCTTCATCGTTACACTGAACTTAGAAAAGAATTATTAGGTTTAGATGAAATGCATATGTACGACATGTATACACCACTAGTTAAAAACTCATCATTTGAAATGCCTTATGAAGAAGCTAAAGACTGGATGGTTAAAGCTTTACAACCAATGGGCAAAGAATACATTGAAGTTGTAGAAGAAGGGCTAAATAATAGATGGGTAGATGTATATGAAAATAAAGGTAAACGTTCTGGTGGATATTCATCAGGTGCACATTTAACAAACCCATTCATATTACTTAATTGGTCAGACTCAATTTCTGATTTATTTACACTTATCCATGAATTTGGGCATTCAGCACATAGTTATTTCAGTAGAAAGCATCAACAATCAAATGAAAGTGGTTATTCAATATTTGTTGCTGAAGTTGCATCTACTACAAATGAAGCATTGTTAAGTGAATATATGGACAAGAATTTAGAAGATCCTGAAAAACGTAAATATTTATTGAATCAAGAATTAGAAAGATTTAGAGCAACATTATTTAGACAAACAATGTTTGCTGAGTTTGAATATCTGATTCATAAAATTGTTGAAGAGGGAGAACCTTTAACAGCTGACCGTTTGAATACTGAATACGCAGAGCTAAATAAAAAGTATTTTGGTAATTCAGTTGTAACAGATGACAATATCGCTAAAGAATGGTCTCGTATACCTCATTTCTATTATAATTTCTACGTTTATCAATATGCTACTGGCTATAGTGCAGCACAAGCATTGAGTAAACAAATATTAGATGAAGGAGAACCAGCAGTTAAGAGATATATTAACGAATTCTTAAAAGCAGGTAGTTCAGATTATCCAATTGAAGTATTGAAAAAAGCAGGTGTAGATATGACCTCTAAACAACCTATAGAAGAGGCAATGGAAGTCTTTGAACAGAAGTTAAATGCCTTTGAAAAGCTAGTAAAAGAGAATTAA
- a CDS encoding competence protein CoiA → MLIGLNKNNERVFAQHAKPHEIYKCPDCLSELILKKGKHTVAHFAHRANSYCLRNSYKKESLIHLASKHHIYSQLNDKVMIDMEYYLSEIDQIPDIIINKNIVVEFQYSPISLDLLMDRTEGFKALNMRVIWIGKEIDYHNGVFRLSYFEAALINHIERTLITYNPHNKTLIRYEGIQPLDKYTFIGNRNKIEWEDLLKGHPVHHVPNLYLTDSAYHHYLSKCRQRRNVLEPTLSLLYNARLIHKDRLQIIGIIVPEQIYFLTHCITWQTYLYYEMEKKTFTFENFFKFMKFRTFYDCHFSKKEILAKALNSYISIIHQKSISRAKMTV, encoded by the coding sequence ATGTTAATAGGACTAAATAAAAATAATGAACGCGTATTTGCGCAACATGCTAAACCACATGAAATTTATAAGTGCCCTGACTGCTTATCAGAACTTATTTTAAAAAAAGGGAAGCATACTGTAGCTCATTTTGCCCATAGAGCAAATAGTTATTGCTTAAGAAATAGTTATAAGAAAGAGTCTTTAATACATTTAGCATCTAAACATCATATTTATTCGCAGTTGAATGATAAAGTAATGATAGATATGGAATATTATTTATCTGAAATAGATCAAATTCCCGATATTATTATTAACAAGAATATCGTAGTTGAATTTCAATATTCTCCGATCAGTCTAGATTTATTAATGGATAGAACTGAAGGGTTTAAAGCCTTGAATATGCGTGTGATATGGATAGGGAAAGAAATAGATTATCATAATGGTGTATTCCGTCTCAGTTATTTTGAAGCGGCTTTAATAAATCATATAGAGAGAACATTAATCACTTATAATCCTCACAACAAAACGCTCATTAGATATGAAGGGATACAACCACTAGATAAGTATACATTTATAGGTAATAGAAATAAGATTGAATGGGAAGATTTATTAAAAGGTCATCCTGTGCATCATGTTCCAAATTTATATTTAACTGACAGTGCTTATCATCATTATTTGTCGAAATGTAGACAGCGCAGAAATGTATTAGAACCAACACTTTCATTATTATATAACGCGAGATTAATACATAAAGATAGGTTGCAAATCATTGGCATTATTGTACCTGAACAAATATATTTTTTAACACATTGTATAACTTGGCAAACTTACTTATATTATGAAATGGAGAAGAAGACTTTTACTTTTGAGAACTTCTTTAAATTTATGAAATTCAGAACATTTTATGATTGTCATTTTTCAAAGAAAGAGATACTAGCAAAAGCCTTGAATTCATATATTTCGATTATTCATCAAAAGTCTATATCACGTGCAAAAATGACTGTTTAA
- the mecA gene encoding adaptor protein MecA: protein MRIERIDETTVKLFITYQDIEARGFKREDLWTNRKRGEEFFWSMMDEINDEEDFVVEGPLWIQVHAFEKGVEVTVSKSKGDELLNMTDEESNEQLEYQVNDFLSQALDSDQNIGEMLNEDNESDQQFIPKDIGLLVRFEELEDIIEYAHYNEHKDIVFTDLLYMLDNKYYYYVQFDQIDSEEIINDFYGQLLEYANPTQVSKLYLDDYAKIVMSYNVMGQVTRYFEPKNK, encoded by the coding sequence ATGAGAATAGAACGAATTGATGAAACAACTGTAAAATTATTTATAACTTATCAAGATATCGAAGCAAGAGGTTTCAAAAGGGAAGACTTATGGACAAACCGTAAACGCGGAGAAGAGTTTTTCTGGTCTATGATGGATGAAATTAATGATGAAGAAGACTTCGTTGTCGAAGGTCCTTTATGGATCCAAGTACATGCGTTTGAAAAGGGTGTTGAAGTAACAGTATCTAAATCTAAAGGTGATGAGCTGTTGAATATGACTGACGAGGAATCTAATGAACAATTAGAGTATCAAGTCAATGATTTCTTATCTCAAGCACTCGATTCTGACCAGAATATCGGCGAAATGTTAAACGAAGACAACGAATCAGATCAACAATTTATTCCTAAAGACATCGGATTACTTGTTAGATTCGAAGAGTTAGAAGATATTATCGAATATGCACATTATAATGAACATAAAGATATTGTATTCACAGATTTATTATATATGTTAGATAACAAATATTATTACTATGTACAATTTGATCAAATAGATAGTGAAGAAATCATTAACGATTTTTATGGACAATTGCTTGAATATGCAAATCCAACACAAGTTTCTAAATTATATCTAGATGATTATGCGAAAATTGTCATGAGTTATAATGTTATGGGTCAAGTAACAAGATATTTTGAACCGAAAAATAAATAA
- the spxA gene encoding transcriptional regulator SpxA, translating into MVTLFTSPSCTSCRKAKAWLQEHDIPYTERNIFSEHLTLDEIKSILKMTEDGTDEIISTRSKTYQKLNVDIDALPLQELYTIIQDNPGLLRRPIILDEKRLQVGYNEDEIRRFLPRKVRTFQLLEAQRMVD; encoded by the coding sequence ATGGTAACATTATTTACTTCACCAAGTTGCACATCTTGCCGTAAAGCGAAAGCATGGTTACAAGAACATGACATTCCGTATACGGAGCGTAATATTTTTTCAGAACATTTAACATTAGATGAAATTAAATCAATCTTAAAGATGACAGAAGATGGAACAGATGAAATTATTTCAACTCGTTCTAAAACATATCAAAAATTAAATGTAGATATCGATGCATTACCTCTACAAGAATTATATACAATTATTCAAGATAATCCAGGTTTACTACGTCGTCCAATTATTTTAGACGAAAAACGTTTACAAGTTGGATATAACGAAGATGAAATTCGTCGTTTCTTACCTAGGAAAGTACGTACTTTCCAACTATTAGAAGCACAACGTATGGTTGACTAA
- the trpS gene encoding tryptophan--tRNA ligase, giving the protein METLFSGIQPSGIPTLGNYIGALKQFNEIQHDYDCFFCIVDQHAITVPQDRLKLRENTRKLAAIYLASGLDHEKVTLFIQSEVPAHIQAGWILTTITSIGELERMTQYKDKAQKQSQGIPAGLLTYPPLMAADIVLYNTNIVPVGDDQKQHIELTRNVVDRFNSKYNDILTKPSIHMPKFGARIMSLQDPTKKMSKSDDNQKNFISLLDEPNVAAKKIKSAVTDSDGIVKYDKENKPGISNLLVIYSSITSKSIEELEAQYEGKGYGDFKGDLAEEVKKFLITFQEKFNYFYENKEVLDEILDKGRDKASFVANKTLKKMENAMGLGRKRK; this is encoded by the coding sequence ATGGAAACTTTATTTTCAGGCATCCAACCTAGTGGGATTCCAACTTTAGGTAATTATATTGGTGCTTTAAAACAGTTTAATGAGATTCAACATGATTATGACTGCTTTTTTTGTATTGTAGACCAACATGCAATAACAGTACCTCAAGACAGACTTAAGCTAAGAGAAAACACACGTAAACTAGCTGCTATATATTTAGCATCAGGTTTAGATCACGAAAAAGTAACACTCTTCATTCAATCAGAAGTACCAGCCCACATTCAAGCAGGTTGGATTTTAACGACAATTACTTCAATCGGTGAACTAGAAAGAATGACTCAATATAAAGACAAAGCGCAAAAACAATCACAAGGTATCCCAGCTGGATTATTAACTTACCCACCGTTAATGGCAGCAGACATTGTGCTTTATAACACGAACATCGTCCCTGTTGGAGATGATCAGAAGCAACATATAGAATTAACGCGTAACGTTGTAGACCGTTTTAATTCTAAATATAATGATATATTAACTAAGCCATCCATTCACATGCCTAAATTTGGCGCTCGAATAATGAGTTTACAAGATCCTACTAAAAAAATGAGTAAAAGTGATGATAACCAAAAGAACTTCATCTCATTATTAGATGAACCAAACGTTGCAGCGAAAAAAATCAAAAGTGCTGTAACTGATTCTGATGGAATTGTTAAATATGATAAAGAGAACAAACCAGGTATTAGTAATTTGTTAGTCATCTATTCAAGTATTACTAGTAAATCAATTGAAGAACTAGAAGCACAATACGAAGGTAAAGGATATGGAGACTTTAAAGGCGACTTAGCTGAAGAAGTTAAAAAATTCCTTATAACGTTCCAAGAAAAATTCAATTACTTCTATGAAAACAAAGAAGTATTAGATGAAATACTTGATAAAGGTAGAGACAAAGCAAGCTTCGTAGCTAATAAAACATTAAAAAAAATGGAAAATGCTATGGGACTAGGTCGCAAAAGAAAATAA
- a CDS encoding peptide ABC transporter substrate-binding protein, whose product MSKMFKFIAMMLTAVLVLSACSSGGGKKDSKSDETLDLQINGDVPTMDSAMATDGLSFDMFFQTMEGLYTLDKNDKAIPAVAKGEPKITNDGKKWTVKLREDAKWSNGDPVTAKDFVFAWRKVLDPDTASEYAYILYDIKNAEAVNNGDKKPEELGVKAVDDHTLEFELTKSLPYYKELLSFGTFMPQNEKFVKKQGDKYGTTVESTLYNGPFKMAEWKTDDKVTLEKNDKYWDKDKVKLNKVNYKVVKEASTAVNLYETNKLDIVDLPAEQVKKYKDDKAFNTELDTVTYYFKLNEDTVPEFKNQDFRLAFAKAIDKDAYVKNNLNNGSIPSDNFVPKDFVKDSKGKEYQDGVKNKNQYNVKEAKEHFEKAKKALGKDKFTIELMTYDKDTAKRDAEYFKEQLEKNLDGVTIKIKQQPFKQKLDVVSKGEYEMSLENWIPDYPDPMTFLELYVTDGSHNNTGWSNKEYDSIIKAADSSLASDPDKRLSELQRAEGMLLNEAGIIPLYQVGIAQLKKPNVKNVVNHQFGGVSTLKEAYIEK is encoded by the coding sequence ATGTCTAAAATGTTCAAATTTATAGCAATGATGTTAACTGCAGTACTTGTATTAAGCGCTTGTTCATCAGGAGGAGGCAAGAAAGACTCTAAAAGTGATGAAACATTAGATTTACAAATCAATGGGGACGTTCCTACAATGGACTCAGCGATGGCAACAGATGGTTTATCATTTGATATGTTCTTCCAGACTATGGAGGGTCTTTATACATTAGATAAAAATGATAAAGCAATACCAGCTGTAGCAAAAGGGGAACCTAAAATTACAAATGACGGGAAAAAATGGACTGTCAAATTAAGAGAAGATGCTAAATGGTCAAATGGTGATCCAGTAACTGCAAAAGATTTCGTCTTCGCTTGGAGAAAAGTTCTAGATCCAGATACAGCATCTGAATATGCGTATATTTTATATGATATTAAGAATGCTGAAGCGGTTAACAATGGAGATAAGAAACCTGAAGAACTTGGTGTAAAAGCAGTAGATGATCATACATTAGAATTCGAACTTACAAAATCGTTACCATATTATAAAGAATTGCTTTCATTCGGTACATTTATGCCACAAAATGAAAAATTCGTTAAAAAACAAGGCGATAAATATGGTACTACTGTAGAATCAACACTTTATAATGGACCATTTAAAATGGCTGAATGGAAAACTGACGATAAAGTTACTTTAGAGAAAAATGATAAATATTGGGATAAAGATAAAGTTAAATTAAATAAAGTGAACTATAAAGTAGTTAAAGAAGCATCAACTGCTGTAAATTTATATGAAACAAATAAATTGGATATTGTAGACTTACCAGCAGAGCAAGTGAAAAAATATAAAGACGATAAAGCATTTAATACAGAGTTAGATACGGTAACTTACTACTTTAAATTAAATGAAGATACCGTACCAGAATTTAAAAACCAAGACTTTAGATTAGCTTTTGCTAAAGCGATAGATAAAGACGCTTACGTTAAAAATAATTTAAATAATGGTTCGATTCCGTCAGATAATTTTGTGCCAAAAGACTTTGTTAAAGATAGTAAAGGAAAAGAATATCAAGATGGCGTAAAAAATAAGAATCAATATAACGTTAAAGAAGCAAAAGAACATTTTGAAAAAGCTAAAAAAGCGTTAGGTAAAGATAAATTTACGATTGAATTGATGACTTATGATAAAGACACAGCTAAAAGAGATGCAGAATACTTTAAAGAACAACTCGAGAAAAATTTAGATGGCGTAACAATCAAAATCAAACAACAGCCATTTAAACAAAAACTTGATGTCGTGTCTAAAGGAGAATATGAAATGTCACTAGAGAACTGGATTCCAGATTATCCAGACCCAATGACATTCTTAGAATTATATGTAACAGATGGATCACACAATAATACAGGTTGGTCTAATAAAGAATACGACAGTATTATAAAAGCAGCAGATTCATCATTAGCAAGCGATCCAGACAAACGACTTTCTGAACTACAAAGAGCAGAAGGTATGCTATTAAACGAAGCTGGTATCATTCCACTTTATCAAGTTGGGATAGCACAACTGAAAAAACCAAATGTTAAAAATGTAGTCAATCACCAATTCGGTGGCGTATCTACATTAAAAGAAGCATATATCGAGAAATAG
- a CDS encoding peptide ABC transporter substrate-binding protein, which yields MNNKHLRWSFLVFLSVILFLSGCSGGNEKKESDSSAGDGKKLRLISISDIPSMDSTLATDAVSFDALNNTMEGLYKLDKNDKAVPGIAKGDPKKSDDGLTWTIELRDAKWSNGDKVKADDFVYAWRKLVDPKNASEYAFIMFDIKNAEDINKGNKKPEELGVKAIDDHTLEIKLNRELPYYQELLTFGSFLPQNEKFVKEKGDKYGTTAEDTLYNGPFTLSDWKTEDNYTFTKNKEYWDKGNVKLDSVNFKVVKEPQTALNMYNAGDVDEALIPAENVDKYKKDKAYNTELESRVYFMRMNQKDVPEFKNKDLRMAIAQSIDREQYVKSNLNNGSKAANTLVPTEFVKDKKGTDYTKGVKTENKFNKEEAKKHLEAAKKALGKDEFTFELLTYDQDNAKKDAEYFKEQIEQNLPGVKIKVKQQPYKQKLKLEANMDYQISFGRWGPDYPDAMTFLDLFTSDNVMNETGWKNKEYDKKIKDAGNNLLDKEQERIETMQDAETLLLDEAVIVPIYQQGNARLTQSYVKDIERHKFGGDTDLKHAYIQK from the coding sequence ATGAACAACAAACATTTAAGGTGGAGCTTTTTAGTTTTTCTGTCGGTTATTTTATTTTTATCGGGATGTAGTGGTGGGAATGAAAAGAAAGAAAGTGACTCTTCTGCAGGGGATGGCAAAAAGTTACGATTAATTTCTATTTCTGATATTCCATCAATGGATTCAACATTAGCTACTGATGCTGTTTCTTTCGATGCGTTAAATAATACAATGGAAGGATTGTATAAGTTAGACAAGAATGACAAAGCGGTTCCGGGAATTGCGAAAGGTGATCCAAAAAAGTCTGATGATGGTTTAACGTGGACGATTGAATTAAGAGATGCTAAGTGGTCTAATGGCGATAAAGTTAAAGCAGATGATTTTGTTTATGCTTGGCGTAAATTAGTAGATCCGAAAAACGCTTCTGAATATGCATTTATTATGTTTGATATTAAAAATGCAGAAGACATTAACAAAGGTAACAAAAAGCCTGAAGAATTAGGTGTTAAAGCAATTGATGATCATACATTAGAAATTAAGCTGAATCGTGAATTACCTTATTATCAAGAGTTGTTAACATTCGGTTCGTTTTTACCTCAAAATGAGAAGTTTGTAAAAGAAAAAGGCGATAAGTACGGTACAACAGCAGAAGATACTTTATACAATGGACCGTTTACTTTATCAGATTGGAAAACAGAAGATAATTATACGTTCACAAAAAACAAAGAGTATTGGGATAAAGGCAATGTGAAGTTAGATAGTGTTAACTTCAAAGTGGTTAAAGAGCCGCAAACAGCTTTAAATATGTACAATGCAGGCGATGTTGATGAAGCATTAATTCCTGCTGAAAATGTAGATAAATATAAAAAAGATAAAGCTTATAATACTGAACTTGAATCTAGAGTTTACTTTATGAGAATGAACCAAAAAGATGTACCAGAATTTAAAAATAAAGATTTAAGAATGGCAATTGCTCAATCAATTGATAGAGAGCAATACGTTAAGAGTAATTTGAATAACGGTTCTAAAGCAGCAAATACATTAGTACCAACTGAATTTGTAAAAGATAAAAAAGGCACAGATTATACGAAAGGTGTTAAGACTGAAAATAAATTTAACAAAGAAGAAGCTAAGAAACATTTAGAAGCTGCTAAAAAAGCACTTGGTAAAGATGAATTCACTTTTGAATTGTTAACTTATGATCAAGATAATGCTAAAAAAGACGCTGAGTATTTCAAAGAACAAATTGAACAAAACTTACCTGGCGTTAAAATTAAAGTGAAGCAACAACCATATAAACAAAAGTTAAAACTTGAAGCTAATATGGATTATCAAATTTCATTCGGTAGATGGGGTCCAGACTATCCAGATGCTATGACATTCTTAGATTTATTTACGAGTGATAACGTTATGAATGAAACAGGATGGAAAAACAAAGAATATGACAAGAAAATTAAAGATGCAGGAAACAATTTGTTAGATAAAGAACAAGAGCGTATTGAAACAATGCAAGATGCTGAAACATTATTATTAGATGAAGCAGTAATTGTTCCAATCTATCAGCAAGGTAATGCGAGATTAACACAAAGTTATGTTAAAGATATTGAAAGACATAAGTTTGGTGGAGATACAGATTTAAAACACGCTTATATTCAAAAGTAA